The sequence GGGCGCTGCACCACGTGCCCGAGGCCGTCGTCGTCGGGCTGCCGGACCAGATGGGTGCGGTCCTGCTCGACGCCTACGTCGACCGCGCGGCCAACGGCGAGATCTTCGAGGTCGGCAAGCGCTACGACGACTTCTTCGACGGCGTCCCGGTCGTCCTCGAGCGGGTCAACAAGGGGCACTACCCCGAGTACTTCGGCACCGCCTTCCTCATCTACCCGGACGGCGACTTCCCGGCGCTGCAGCTGATCGTCGCGACGCCGGAGGGCAAGTTCCCCTGGCATCCGGACGCGCCCGAGGGCTTCGCGCAGTGGCAGCTGGTGCTGACCGAGAGCGGCGACCCCGAGAGCTGGACCCCGGGCGTCGACGGCCCCTAGAACTTCCGCAGGTCGGCGGCCGCTTCCGGGTACCGCAGCGCCAAGTCCGCGCCGTCCGCGAACTCCACGCAGTCGTCGGTGTACGGCGGCACGACGACGGTCCCCAGCAGGCTCCACGCACCCCGCGTGACGGTCGCCTGCCACGTCCCGGCGGGCACGACCACCTGGGGCCGTTCCCCGGCGGCGACGTCGGTCCCCAGCACCGGCCGCTCGACCGAGCCGTCCTCGTGCAGCAGCAACATCGCGGCCGGCGCGCCCGCGTGGTGGGCGTACACCTCGACGCGGTCCAGCCGGTGCGGCGCGGAGAACTCGGGCGCGACGAGCAGGTAGTAGATCGCGGACCCGGTGTCCGAGCGCCAGCTCTGCGCCCACCTACCCCCTTCGACGGGCAGCGGCTGAAGACCCAGGTGGGTGACGAAATCCGACGGCTCCGGCATGTCACCCATCCTGCCGCAGAAGCGCCCAGTAGCCTGCAATCTCGAACTGGTGTTCGCGGCGGGAAGGAAGAACGGGTGCGGGTGCTCGGGGTCGACCCCGGTCTGACCAGGTGCGGCCTGGGGGTGGTCGACGGCGGCAAGGGCCGGGCCGTCCGCTGCGTCGCCGTCGACGTGGTGCGGACGCCGGCCGATGCCGATCTGGCCCACCGCCTGCTCGGCATCTCCGACGAGGTCGAGCGCTGGATGGACAAGTACAAGCCGGCCGCCGTCGCGGTCGAGCGGGTCTTCGCCCAGCACAACGTCCGGACCGCGATGGGCACCGCGCAGGCGGGCGGTGTGGTCGCCCTGGCCGCCGCGCGCCGGGGCCTGCCGGTCGTCTTCCACACGCCGAGCGAGGTGAAGGCCGCGGTCAGCGGGTCCGGCCGGGCGGACAAGGCGCAGGTCACGGCCATGGTGATGCGGCTGCTCAACCTCGAGGTCGCGCCCAAGCCCGCCGACGCCGCGGACGCCCTCGCCCTGGCCATCTGCCACCTCTGGCGCGAGCCGATGCGGGCCCGGCTCGCCGAAGCCGAAGCCCGCGCCGCCGAAATGGCCCGCACGCACAAAGCCCGCCTCGCCGCCGCGGCGAAGCAGGCGAAGAACCCAGGAGCAGCACGATGATCTCGTCGGTACGCGGAGAAGTCCTGTCGGTCGGGCTCGACCACGTCGTGGTCGAGGTCGGCGGGATCGGCTTCGCCGTGCAGGCCACCCCGGCGACCCTCGCCACCCTGCGCCGCGGCGAAGAGGCCCGGCTCCACACGGCGCTGGTCGTGCGCGAAGACTCGCTGACGCTGTTCGGGTTCGCCGACGCCGAGGCGCGCGAGCTGTTCGGGCTGCTGCAGACGGTGTCCGGGATCGGGCCGCGGCTCGCACTGGCCACCCTCGCCGTGCTCGACCCCGGCAAGCTGCGCGCCGCGCTCGTCGAAGGCAACATCACCGTGCTCACGTCGGTGCCGGGCATCGGCCGCAAGGGCGCCGAACGGCTCACCCTCGAACTGCGGGACAAGGTCACCGCGCTCGGCGGCGCCGACGGCGCGCCCGCGGTCACCGCGCCCGGTGCCCTGCGCGCGGAGGTCGTCGAAGCGCTGGCCGGGCTCGGTTTCCCGGCCAAGCAGGCCGAGCAGGCGGTCGACAAGGTGCTCGCCGACGGCGACGGGCACACGACGGCCAGTGTGCTGCGCGCCGCGCTCGCCACCCTCGGCCGCAAGCGGTAGGCCGCGGCCGTGGAGTATGAAGCGGTGGACGAGGACGAAGCCCTCTCGGCGTGGGCTCAGACCGGCGAGGAGAACGTCGAAGGCACGCTGCGGCCCCGCAAGCTCGACGAGTTCGTCGGCCAGCCGCGCGTGCGCGAGCAACTGGAACTGGTGCTGGAGAGCGCGCGCCGCCGCGGTGTGCCGCCCGACCACGTCCTGCTGTCCGGCCCGCCCGGGCTGGGCAAGACGTCGATGGCGATGATCGTCGCGGCCGAGCTCGGCGCGGCCATCCGGATCACCTCCGGCCCGGCCCTGGAACGCGCCGGCGACCTCGCCGCGATGCTGTCCAACCTCGCGCCCGGCGACGTCCTGTTCATCGACGAGATCCACCGGATCGCCCGCCCCGCCGAGGAGATGCTCTACCTCGCGATGGAGGACTTCCGGGTCGACGTCGTGGTCGGCAAGGGACCGGGCGCGACGAGCATCCCGCTCGAGATCGCGCCGTTCACCCTGGTCGGGGCGACCACGCGGTCGGGCTCGCTGACCGGGCCGCTGCGCGACCGGTTCGGCTTCACCGGCCAGATGGAGTTCTACACCGACACCGAGCTGGAGCTGGTCGTCCGCCGCGCGGCGACGATCCTCGACATCCCGATCGACCGCGACGGCTGCCAGGAGATCGCCGGCCGCTCGCGGGGCACGCCCCGCATCGCGAACCGGCTGCTGCGGCGCGTCCGCGACTACGCCGAGGTCCGCGCCGACGGCAAGGTGACCCTCGAGGTCGCCCGCGCCGCGCTGGCCGTCTACGACGTCGACGAGCTCGGCCTCGACCGGCTCGACCGCGCCGTCCTCACCGCGCTGACCAGGTCGTTCGGCGGCGGGCCGGTGGGCATTTCGACGCTGGCGGTCGCCGTGGGGGAGGAGGCGACGACCGTGGAAGAGGTGTGTGAGCCCTACCTCGTGCGCGCCGGTATGCTCGCCCGCACCCCGCGCGGCCGGGTCGCTACCGCGGCCGCGTGGGAACACCTCGGCATGGTGCCGCCCGCCGACCTCCCGGGGCGCCCCGACCAGGGCGGGCCGTCGCAGTTCGAGCAGGACTGAACTGCCGGCAGCGGCGGGTGGGTGCTGGCGTCCGCGCTGGTACCTGGCACACTTGACAGGAGCACATACCCAAAAACCGGACATTTCGGCTGGGCCCGGTGTCCGTCGAACGGAGAATCATGCAACAGCTATTGCTGCCCCTGCTGCTCGTGCTCGTCCTCGCCGTGCCGCTGGTCATGAGCACGCGCAAGCAGAAGAAGCAGCAGGCCGCGCAGCAGGATCTGCAGAACAGCCTGGCGCCCGGTGACCGCGTGATGACCACCTCGGGTCTCTACGGCACCGTGGCCGACACGAGCGGCGACACCACGATCGACATCGAGATCGCCCCCGGCGTCGTCACCACCTGGCTGCGGCTCGCGGTCCGCGAGAAGGTCGAGCCCGTCGTCGAGACCGACGAGGACTCCGCCGACGAGGTCGAAGCCCCCGCCGAGGAGTCGATCATCGAGTCCGACGCCGGCGTGAAGACCGAAGAGCCGCAGACCACCGCGCAGGTGGCGCCGCCGCTGGAGCACGGCAAGAAGTAACCCCGCGCTCTCTCCCGGGCACGCGGCGAAAGCCCCGACGAAAGTCGGTGTGGCCTGCAACGCCGGGCTCACGCAGCACCGAGTAGTGTCTCGGTGCTGCGTGCGTGTCCGCCGTCATACCCGTGCCCGGGAGTGAATCGCACACAGTCCCTCCCGGTAACCCTCCGGGCGGGCACCGCAACGTTGGGGTCCACCCCGTCCGAGGAGACCGAAGCACTGTGGCAGCTTCAGCCGGGCATCTCCGCCCGGGACGCTATCTCGCCCTGTTCGCCCTGATCGTGATCGTGCTGTACGCGCTGGTGTTCCTCACCGGCAACCACAAGCCGACCCCGAAGCTGGGCATCGACCTGCAGGGCGGCACCCGGGTCACGCTCACCGCCCGCACCCCCGACGGCGGCCAGCCGACCCGCGAGTCCTTGAACCAGGCGCGTCAGATCATCGAACGGCGCGTCAACGGGATCGGCGTCAGCGGCACCGAGGTCCTCCTCGACGGCAACAACGTCGTCATCACGGTCCCCGGCGAGCAGGGCGACCAGGCGAAGAACCTGGGCAAGACCGCGAAGCTGGGCTTCCGGAAGGTCGTCGCGAACGCGACCCAGCCGGTCGTGCCGCCGCAGACGACGACCCCGCCGCCGGCCACCGGCACGCCGACGTCGGGCGCCCCGACCTCGGGCGCGCCGAGCAGCTCCAAGCCGCCCGCCTCGTCGAGCGCCCCGCCGTCGAGCCCGGCCGCCGGTGGTGGCGGTGCCGCCGCCGCGCCCGCGCAGCAGCAGAGCACCACCCCGACCGCCCCGAGCAGCAGCGCCACGCCGCCGCCGTCGTCGAGCCCGGCGCCGGAGCCTTCGGACGGCTCGGTCGACGCCGAGACCGCGAAGGAGATCCAGGCCGCGAAGGCAGTGCGCCAGGACCCGAAGCTGATCGGTGCCGACGGCCAGGCGAACCAGGAGCTCGTCGCGAAGGCGATGGCGTCGCTGACCTGCGCGCCGAACGCCAAGGACCCCCTCGAGGGCAACGACGACCCGAAGCTGCCGCTGGTCGCCTGCGGTGACCACGACACGTACAAGTACCTGCTGGAGCCGGAGTTCCTGCCGGGCACCGAGATCGCCGACTCGACCTCGGGCTACGACCAGCAGCGCGGCCAGTGGGTGGTGAACCTCAGCTTCAAGGCCGACGGCACCAAGACCTGGGCCGACTTCACCTCGAAGAACACCGGCCAGCAGGCCGCGTTCGTCCTCGACACGCAGGTCGTGTCCGCGCCGAACATCCAGGTGGCCATCCTCGACGGCAACACCCAGATCACCGGCAAGTTCACGCAGTCCGAGGCGAAGGACCTCTCGGACATCCTCAAGTACGGCTCGCTGCCGCTGTCGTTCGCCTCTTCGGACGCGACCACGGTGTCGGCGACGCTCGGCCTCGCGTCGCTGCAGGCCGGTCTCATCGCCGGCGGCATCGGCCTGCTGGTCGTGTTCGTCTACTGCCTGTTCTACTACCGGCTGCTCGGCGTGCTCACCATCCTGTCGCTGGCCCTGTCCGGCGCGCTGGTGTTCGCGGTGCTGGTGCTGCTCGGCCGCTGGATCGGCTACACGCTGGACCTCGCGGGCATCGCCGGCCTGATCATCGCCATCGGTATCACGGCGGACTCGTTCGTCATCTACTTCGAACGGCTCAAGGACGAAATCCGGGAGGGCCGGACGTTCCGGTCCGCGGTGCCGCGCGGCTGGGTCCGCGCCCGGCGCACCATCCTGGCCTCGGACGCGGTGAGCTTCCTGGCCGCGGCCATCCTGTACGTCATCGCGGTCGGCGACGTCCAGGGCTTCGCGTTCACCCTCGGCATGTCCACGGTGCTCGACCTGGTCGTCGTGTACCTGGTGACGCACCCGCTGGTGGCCATGGTGTCCACGTCCAAGAACGCGTTCCTGTCCAATCCGAGGCACCTGGGTCTCGGCGCCGTGCAGCAACTGGGTTCGCAGCGGAAGAAGTCGGCTTCGGTCGGTCGCGCGAACGTGAAGGAGGCCTGACGTGGGGGTCGAAGAACTGGGCACGGACGCCGACGGCGACGCCAAGGTGGCGCCGAAGCCCGGCAAGAAGGAAAGCGTCTTCCACCGGCTGTACGTCGGCACCGGCGCGTTCGACGTCGTCGGCAAGCGCAAGCGCTGGTACATGTTCTTCGCCGCGCTGGTGCTGGTCTGCCTCGCGTCGATGGTGTTCCGCGGCTTCAACCTCGGCATCGAGTTCGAGGGCGGCACGCAGATCCAGATGCCGGCCAACGGCATCCACGGCGTGATCACCGAGGAGCAGGCGAAGGAGTCGTTCCAGAAGGCGCTCGGCCGCCCGGCCTCGGAGGCGCAGAAGGTCGGCACCGGCAACGCCGCGACCATCCAGATCCGCACCGACACGCTGAACGCGGCCGACGTCGCCAAGCTCAAGCAGGGTCTGTTCACCGACCTCGGGCCGAAGGCGGGCAACGGCCAGCCCAGCGCGCAGACGATCAGCGACAGCGCGGTGAGCGCGTCCTGGGGCGGTGAGATCTCGCAGAAGGCGCTGCTCGCGCTCGGGGTGTTCCTCGTCGCGGTCGTCATCTTCCTGGCGATCTACTTCGACGCGCGGATGGCCGTGGCGGCGCTCGTCTCGCTGCTGCACGACATCCTGGTCACCGCCGGCGTCTACTCGCTGGTCGGCTTCGAGGTCACCCCGGCGACCGTGATCGGCCTGCTGACGATCCTCGGGTTCTCGCTCTACGACACGGTGGTGGTGTTCGACAAGGTCCGCGAGAACACGCGCGGCCTGCTCGGGCTGACCCGCCGCACGTACGGCGAGGCCGCCAACCTGGCGCTGAACCAGACCCTGATGCGGTCGTTCAACACGGCGTTCATCGCCCTGCTGCCGATCCTGGGCCTGCTGATCGTCGGGTACGTGCTGCTCGGCTCGGGCACGCTGCAGGACCTGGCGCTGGTGCAGCTGACCGGTACGCTCGTCGGCGTCCTGTCGTCGGTCGCGCTGGCCACGCCGCTGCTGGTCGACTTCAAGATGCGCGACCCGAAGTACGCGCAGCAGGCCGAGCGCGTCCGCCAGCGCCGCGTCAGCCAGGAGCGGAAGGCGGCGGGCGACGAGGACTTCGACGCCACGGACGACGACGCCCTGGCGAAGGAGCTACGCAAGGAGAAGGCGTACGCGGCCGCGGCCAGCGTCCCCGCCCGGATCCAGAAGCAGCGCCCGTCCGGCAAGCCCGCAGGCAAGCGGAAGCGCTGACGTGGAGCTGGAGAAGGCCCTCGGCCTCATCGCCGAGGTGCCGGACTTTCCCGAGCCCGGCGTCCTGTTCCGCGACCTGAGCCCGCTCTTCGCGGACGCGGGCGCGTTCAAGGCGGTCACCGACGCGCTGGCCGAGACGCTGGCGCCCGGTGTCGAGGCGCTCGCGGGTGTCGAAGCCCGCGGGTTCCTCCTCGCCGCGGCCGTCGGGTACGCCCGCGGCCTGGGCGTGGTGCTGATCCGCAAGCCGGGCAAGCTCCCGCAGGTGGCGGGCCGGGTGGACTACGCACTGGAGTACGGCACAGCCACGGTCGAGCTGCCGTCCGGCGTGGTCAAGCCCGGCCAGCGGATCGCGGTCCTGGACGACGTCCTGGCCACGGGCGGCACGGTGGCGGCGACCGGCAAGCTCCTGGAGGACGCCGGCGCGGTCGTCGACAGCGTGTCGGTGGTCCTGGAGCTGGGCGCGTTGGGCGGCCGCGAGGTCCTCGGCGACCGGAAGATCCACGCCCTCCGCACCTGCTGACAGGTCTGTCGCGGCTGCCAGCACTCCCGGCACCCCACCCAGACCGCCCGGCACCACCGTCCGTAGTCACAATCAGGCTTCGGGGTGGTGGGCTCACCCGCTCAGTAAAATCGCTGGTCGGGCCGGGTTCGCCGGCGGAATCGCCGGGTGCAGTGCTGTCTTGAATGAGTCATTCAGGTCTCCAGAGGTCCTGAATGACTCATTCAAGACCTCTGCCGGGCCGCTGGTGCTCGGGTCGAGGCGGCTGCCGCTCCGGGTCGCGAGGCGAACCCGCTGGTCGGAGCCTCGGCATCCCCCTGAACGGGCGCACCCGAGAGGGCTACGAGGCGCAACGGCTACCCTGGTGGTCCGAAGGCCGCACGAGCAGCAGGAGGTGCGGGTGAGCCAGGAGCTCGACGCCGCGGTGCCCCCGAAACAGGGCGCCCAGCAGAACGGGCAGGCGGCGGCACAGCCCGCGCCGCCGAAGCCGAACGGCGCGGCGCCGAACCCGTCCGCAACCCGGCGCGTCCGGGCGCGCCTCGCCCGGCGGATCACCGCGCAGCGCGCCGCCCCGGTCAAGCAGGTCCTCGAACCCCTCGCCGTCATCCACCGCGAGCTGCACCCCAACGCCGACCTCGGGCTGCTCCAGCGCGCCTACGACGTCGCCGAGGAGCTGCACCGGAACCAGCGGCGCAAGTCCGGCGACCCCTACATCACCCACCCGCTCGCCGTCGCCACCATCCTCGCCGAGCTGGGCATGGACACCACGACCCTGGTCGCGGCGCTGCTGCACGACACGGTCGAGGACACCGGCTACGCCGTCGAGAGCCTGAAGGCCGACTTCGGCGAGAAGGTCGCCGAGCTCGTCGACGGCGTCACGAAGCTGGACAAGGTCAAGCTCGGGACGTCCGCCGAGGCCGAGACCATCCGCAAGATGGTCATCGCGATGGCGAAGGACCCGCGGGTGCTGGTCATCAAGCTGGCCGACCGGCTGCACAACATGCGCACCATGCGCTTCCTGCCGCCGGAGAAGCAGGCCCGCAAGGCCCGCGAAACGCTCGAAGTGCTCGCCCCGCTGGCCCACCGCCTCGGCATGGCCACGGTCAAGTGGGAGCTGGAAGACCTCGCGTTCGCGATCCTGCAGCCCAAGAAGTACGACGAGATCGTGCGCCTGGTCGCCGACCGCGCGCCCTCCCGTGACATCTACCTGCGGTCGGTCATCACCGACCTGACCAGCAACCTCGTCTCGTCGCGGATCACCGCGAAGGTGGAGGGGCGGCCGAAGCACTACTACTCGATCCACCAGAAGATGATCGTCCGCGGCCGCGACCTGGACGACATCCACGACCTGGTCGGCGTCCGGATCCTGGTCGAGGACGTCCGGGACTGCTACGCGGCGATGGGTGTCGTGCACGCGCTGTGGCAGCCGGTGCCCGGCCGGTTCAAGGACTACATCGCGCAGCCGCGCTTCGGCGTCTACCAGTCGCTGCACACGACGGTGATCGGCCCGGACGGCAAGCCCCTCGAGGTGCAGATCCGCACCTACGAAATGCACCGCACCGCCGAGTACGGCATCGCCGCGCACTGGCGCTACAAGGAAACCAAGGGCACGCACAACGGCAACGCCATGGACGTCGACGAGATGGCGTGGATGCGCCAGCTCCTCGACTGGCAGCGCGAAGCGGCGGACCCGGGCGACTTCCTCGAGTCCCTGCGCTACGAGCTGGCCTCGCGCGAGATCTTCGTGTTCACGCCGAAGGGTGACGTGATCACGCTGCCGGTGGAGTCCACGCCGGTCGACTTCGCCTACGCCGTGCACACCGAGGTCGGGCACCGCTGCATCGGCGCCCGCGTCAACGGCCGTCTGGTCGCGCTCGAGCGGAAGCTGGAAAACGGCGAAGTCGTCGAGATCTTCACCTCCAAGGCGGAGAACGCGGGGCCGTCGCGGGACTGGCTGCAGTTCGCCGGCTCGCCGAAGGCGCGCGCGAAGATCCGGCAGTGGTTCGCCAAGGAACGCCGCGACGAGGCGATCGAGGGCGGCAAGGAAGCCATCACCAAGGAGATCCGCAAGGTCGGCCTGCCGATCCAGCGGCTGGTCTCCGCGGAGTCGATGGGCGCGGTCGCCACCGAGCTGCGCCACGCCGACATCTCGTCGCTGTACGCGGCGGTCGGGGAGGGCCACACCAGCGCGAAGCACGTCGTTCAGCGGCTGGTCGCGCTGATCGGCGGGGTCGACGCGGCGGAGGAGGAGCTCGCCGAGCGGGCCACGCCGTCGACGGTGACCCGCCGCCGCGGCTCCAACGACGTCGGCGTCGTGGTCAAGGGCGCCAGCGACGTCTGGGCGAAGCTCGCGCGCTGCTGCACCCCGGTGCCGGGCGACGAGATCCTCGGGTTCGTGACCCGCGGCGGTGGCGTCTCGGTGCACCGCACGGACTGCACGAACGCCGGTGACCTGCAGTCCCAGCCCGAGCGGCTGGTCGAGGTCGAGTGGGCGCCCTCGGCGTCGTCGGTGTTCCTGGTGGCCATCCAGGTCGAGGCGCTCGACCGGCACCGGCTCCTGTCCGACGTGACCAAGGTGCTGGCCGACGAGAAGGTCAACATCCTGTCGGCCTCGGTGACCACGTCCCGCGACCGGGTCGCGGTGAGCCGCTTCTCGTTCGAGATGGGCGACCCGAAGCACCTCGGCCACGTCCTCAAGGTGGTCCGCGGCGTGGAAGGCGTCTACGACGTCTACCGCGTGACGTCGGCTTCCTAGGGCACCCACGACCCGTCGACGGCGATCCCGGCGGCCGCGGCGATCCGGTCGCGCGAGTCCCGCAGCCGGGCGCGCAGGGCCGGCAGGTCGACGCCGAGCAGCCGGCCGTCGCGCTTGACGGCTTTCCCGGCGACGAAGACGCTGTCGACGAGCCCGGGGTGCCCGGCGGAGACGATCGTGCCCGCCGGGTCGCCGACGGGGAAGACGGATAGGTCCTCGGCGTCGAGCAGGACCAGGTCGGCGTCCTTGCCGACGGTCAGGCTGCCGGTCCGGGAGCCACGCCCGCAGGCACGGGCGCCGTCCACGGTGGCGAACGCGAGGATGTCCCGCGGCGGGATGCCGCGCTCCACCGCGAACACCGTGCGCATGGCGCCGAACAGGTCGCCGCCGGCGGACGGGCAGTCGTCGACCGACAGCGACGGCCGCAGCCCGGCGGCCAGCGCCCGGCCGGCGATGAGTGGCTCGAAGCCCATCTTCAGCTCGACGTCGGGGCTGATCGACACCGAAGCACCCGCGTCGGCGAGCATCGCCAGCTGGTCGTCGGAGAGGCCGTTGCCGTGCACGATGGTCGTGCGGTCGTCGAGCAGCCCGCGCTCCGCCAGTCCCGCGATCGGCCGGTCGCCGTGCCGCCAGCCGCCGGTGCCGTGGACGTGCGTGCTCACCGGGAGCCCGAGTTCCCGCGCCAGCGCGACATCCGCCGCGGTTTCGTCCAGTGTGGACATCACCGGGCCGCGCAGGCCCAGCGCCATGTCGTCGCCCGGCAGCAGTTCCCGCACGCGCCGGATCTCCGGACCGATGTCCGGCCCGTCGGCGCCGTAGCAGAAGATCGAGTGGCCGGGCGCCTCGCGCAGCGCGTCGATCGCGGCGTCGGCGTTCTCGGGGCCGGTGGCGCAGTGGAACCAGTCGAGCATGGTTGTGACGCCGGAGCTGAGGGCTTCGAGGCGGCCGAGGAGGTTGCCCAGGTAGACGTCTTCCGGCCGGTAGTGCGGCTTGAGCGTGCCGTGCACGGCGGTGCGGTACTGGCCGAACGTCCAGCCGGCGCCGAGCCCGCGGAACGCCGTTTGCCAGGTGTGGCGGTGAGTGTCCACGAAACCCGGCAGGACGATCTTGCCGGCGGCGTCGACGATCTCGGCGTCGTCGACGCCGATCGCGGGGGCGACGGCGGCGATCCGACCGTCCTCGATGAGCACGTCCCCGCGGGGGAGCGTGCCCACGGCGGGATCCATGCTGAGCACGAGGCCGCCTTGAACCAGAGTCTTCATCGGTGTCCTTCCCCAAGAGTTGACGTGTCAACTCTAGCGTAGACTGGCGGCATGGCGGAGCTGAGCACCGAGGACTGGGCGTTCTGGGACACCTGGATGCGCGCTCAGCGCCTGCTCGTCCGCGAACTCGACCGGGGGCTGCAACGCGACTGCGGCATCTCGAAGGCCGAGTTCAGCGTGCTGATGACGCTGACCGCGCCGATGCGCGTCGGCGAGCTCGCCGACGCGCTCGACTGGGAGAAGAGCCGCGTTTCGCACCTGCTCACGCGCATGGAGAACCGCGGCCTGGTGGCGCGGGCCGAGGACGGCGCGACCGG is a genomic window of Amycolatopsis lexingtonensis containing:
- a CDS encoding amidohydrolase family protein; amino-acid sequence: MKTLVQGGLVLSMDPAVGTLPRGDVLIEDGRIAAVAPAIGVDDAEIVDAAGKIVLPGFVDTHRHTWQTAFRGLGAGWTFGQYRTAVHGTLKPHYRPEDVYLGNLLGRLEALSSGVTTMLDWFHCATGPENADAAIDALREAPGHSIFCYGADGPDIGPEIRRVRELLPGDDMALGLRGPVMSTLDETAADVALARELGLPVSTHVHGTGGWRHGDRPIAGLAERGLLDDRTTIVHGNGLSDDQLAMLADAGASVSISPDVELKMGFEPLIAGRALAAGLRPSLSVDDCPSAGGDLFGAMRTVFAVERGIPPRDILAFATVDGARACGRGSRTGSLTVGKDADLVLLDAEDLSVFPVGDPAGTIVSAGHPGLVDSVFVAGKAVKRDGRLLGVDLPALRARLRDSRDRIAAAAGIAVDGSWVP
- a CDS encoding MarR family winged helix-turn-helix transcriptional regulator, with the protein product MAELSTEDWAFWDTWMRAQRLLVRELDRGLQRDCGISKAEFSVLMTLTAPMRVGELADALDWEKSRVSHLLTRMENRGLVARAEDGATGRRTGVELTAEGRRTAERATRAHGGNVRRLVLDRLTPGQAAAIREWSEQLVERAEPG